One part of the Paroedura picta isolate Pp20150507F chromosome 5, Ppicta_v3.0, whole genome shotgun sequence genome encodes these proteins:
- the GPR3 gene encoding G-protein coupled receptor 3 produces MTEDTPSNTTKEQPGWFLSGNASDDSLSLSGAPPVPLNPWDVVLCVSGTIISCENAVVAAIIFYTPAFRTPMFLLIGSLATADLLAGLGLIFHFAFVYCIQSPVVSLITVGLLVSSFTASVGSLLAITIDRYLSLYNALTYYSERTVTRTYVMLILTWGISISFGLLPILGWNCLRDISACSVVQPLTKNNLIILSISFFMVFAVMLQLYMQICKIICRHAQQIALQRHFLATSHYVTTRKGISTLAVILGTFASCWLPFAIYCLLGDYTYPAFYTYMTVLPATYNSMINPVIYAFRNQEIQKVLWTICCGCVSSPMPFRSRSPSDV; encoded by the coding sequence ATGACAGAAGACACACCCTCCAACACCACCAAAGAACAGCCAGGGTGGTTCTTGTCCGGAAACGCCAGCGATGACTCCTTGTCTCTCTCGGGGGCTCCGCCTGTTCCTCTGAATCCTTGGGACGTGGTACTTTGTGTTTCTGGGACCATCATCTCCTGTGAGAATGCCGTGGTGGCAGCCATCATCTTCTACACCCCTGCCTTCCGGACGCCCATGTTCTTGCTGATTGGGAGCTTGGCCACGGCGGACCTCTTGGCGGGCTTAGGCCTGATCTTCCACTTTGCCTTTGTGTACTGCATCCAGTCCCCAGTGGTGAGTCTCATCACCGTGGGCCTCCTGGTGAGCTCTTTCACCGCCAGTGTGGGCAGCCTACTGGCCATCACCATCGACCGCTACCTGTCCCTTTACAATGCCCTGACTTACTATTCTGAAAGGACCGTCACCAGGACATACGTGATGCTCATCCTCACCTGGGGCATCTCCATCTCCTTTGGCCTCTTGCCCATCCTAGGCTGGAACTGCTTGAGGGACATCTCCGCCTGCAGTGTCGTCCAGCCCTTGACCAAGAACAATCTCATCATCCTCTCGATCTCGTTCTTCATGGTCTTCGCTGTCATGTTGCAACTCTACATGCAGATCTGCAAGATCATCTGCAGGCACGCCCAACAGATTGCCCTCCAGAGACACTTCCTGGCCACCTCGCACTACGTCACGACCAGGAAGGGCATCTCGACCTTGGCAGTCATCCTGGGGACTTTCGCTTCCTGCTGGTTGCCCTTTGCCATCTACTGCCTGCTGGGAGATTACACCTACCCAGCTTTCTACACCTACATGACAGTTCTCCCTGCCACCTACAATTCGATGATCAACCCTGTCATCTATGCTTTCAGAAACCAAGAGATCCAGAAAGTATTGTGGACCATTTGCTGTGGGTGTGTCTCGTCCCCCATGCCTTTCCGGTCCAGATCTCCCAGTGATGTCTGA